The following proteins come from a genomic window of Neofelis nebulosa isolate mNeoNeb1 chromosome 5, mNeoNeb1.pri, whole genome shotgun sequence:
- the PLAAT1 gene encoding phospholipase A and acyltransferase 1 isoform X4, whose protein sequence is MAFNDCFSLSYPGNPQPGDLIEVFRSGYQHWALYLGDGYVINIAPLEDGIPAAFTSAKSIFSRKALVKMQPLKDVVGNDTYRINNKYDETYPPLPMEEVMQRSEIVIGQEVDYDILVNNCEHFVTLLRYGEGVSEQANQAISTIGFVTAAAGVFSLLGLFPKRQRAKYY, encoded by the exons ATGGCGTTTAATGATTGCTTTAGTTTGAGCTATCCTGGTAACCCCCAGCCAGGGGACTTGATTGAAGTGTTTCGTTCTGGCTATCAGCACTGGGCACTGTACCTGGGTGATGGTTATGTTATCAACATAGCACCTCTAG AGGATGGCATTCCTGCAGCATTTACAAGCGCCAAGTCTATATTTAGCAGGAAGGCCCTGGTGAAGATGCAGCCCCTGAAGGATGTCGTGGGAAACGACACATacagaataaacaataaatatgatGAAACTTATCCTCCTCTCCCCATGGAGGAAGTCATGCAGCGGTCAGAGATTGTTATTGGACAAGAGGTGGATTATGACATACTTGTCAACAACTGTGAGCATTTTGTGACTTTGCTTCGCTATGGAGAAGGAGTTTCAGAGCAG GCCAACCAAGCAATAAGTACCATTGGGTTTGTGACAGCTGCTGCTGGTGTCTTCTCACTCCTGGGCTTGTTTCCAAAAAGACAAAGAGCAAAATACTATTAA
- the PLAAT1 gene encoding phospholipase A and acyltransferase 1 isoform X3, with protein sequence MGTVLQVEGAVLAMKFQMAFNDCFSLSYPGNPQPGDLIEVFRSGYQHWALYLGDGYVINIAPLEDGIPAAFTSAKSIFSRKALVKMQPLKDVVGNDTYRINNKYDETYPPLPMEEVMQRSEIVIGQEVDYDILVNNCEHFVTLLRYGEGVSEQANQAISTIGFVTAAAGVFSLLGLFPKRQRAKYY encoded by the exons ATGGCGTTTAATGATTGCTTTAGTTTGAGCTATCCTGGTAACCCCCAGCCAGGGGACTTGATTGAAGTGTTTCGTTCTGGCTATCAGCACTGGGCACTGTACCTGGGTGATGGTTATGTTATCAACATAGCACCTCTAG AGGATGGCATTCCTGCAGCATTTACAAGCGCCAAGTCTATATTTAGCAGGAAGGCCCTGGTGAAGATGCAGCCCCTGAAGGATGTCGTGGGAAACGACACATacagaataaacaataaatatgatGAAACTTATCCTCCTCTCCCCATGGAGGAAGTCATGCAGCGGTCAGAGATTGTTATTGGACAAGAGGTGGATTATGACATACTTGTCAACAACTGTGAGCATTTTGTGACTTTGCTTCGCTATGGAGAAGGAGTTTCAGAGCAG GCCAACCAAGCAATAAGTACCATTGGGTTTGTGACAGCTGCTGCTGGTGTCTTCTCACTCCTGGGCTTGTTTCCAAAAAGACAAAGAGCAAAATACTATTAA